The Dehalogenimonas sp. 4OHTPN genome window below encodes:
- a CDS encoding mechanosensitive ion channel family protein — MDWGNFFESVTSWIGAHGLRILLIISLSFLFYRLIKMALDRGLVRYVEFREHHHAGTREDRIKRAKTLASVLTGSVGVFMFGLTVFMLLAELGIDIAPLLASAGVLGIAIGFGAQSIIKDTLNGLFILLEGQFNTGDVVKVAGVSGNVEDLNLRRTVLRDLDGIVHIIPNGQITTVSNYTHEWARVNLNVPVAYSTDLDQAAAVINRVGRELAADPEFSPMIISAPQVLRVDNFADSAIEIKVLGDVHPMKQWPVTGELRRRLKKAFDEAGIEIPFPHTKLFFDDNQLDKYARLSFRSDAGRRSAEGGIKPIPPARDNLPPDTEP, encoded by the coding sequence ATGGACTGGGGCAACTTTTTCGAATCTGTTACCAGTTGGATTGGGGCTCACGGGCTGCGAATCCTGCTGATCATCAGCTTGAGCTTCCTGTTCTACCGCCTGATCAAAATGGCCCTCGACCGCGGTCTGGTGCGCTATGTCGAATTCCGGGAACACCATCACGCCGGAACCCGCGAAGACCGTATCAAACGGGCCAAGACCCTCGCCAGCGTCCTCACCGGCTCCGTCGGTGTCTTCATGTTCGGCCTGACGGTGTTTATGCTTCTGGCCGAGCTGGGTATCGATATCGCTCCGCTTTTGGCTTCAGCCGGCGTCCTGGGCATCGCTATCGGCTTCGGCGCTCAGAGCATCATCAAGGATACACTGAACGGTCTGTTCATCCTGCTCGAAGGCCAATTCAACACCGGCGATGTGGTCAAGGTAGCCGGGGTGTCGGGCAACGTGGAAGACCTGAATTTGAGACGCACCGTCCTGCGGGACCTGGACGGCATCGTCCATATTATCCCCAACGGCCAGATCACCACCGTATCCAACTACACCCACGAATGGGCGCGGGTGAATTTAAACGTGCCGGTAGCCTATTCGACCGATCTCGACCAGGCCGCGGCGGTCATCAACCGGGTGGGACGGGAACTGGCAGCCGACCCCGAATTTTCCCCGATGATCATTTCAGCGCCGCAGGTCCTCCGGGTCGATAATTTTGCCGACTCCGCCATTGAAATCAAAGTGCTGGGCGACGTCCACCCGATGAAGCAGTGGCCGGTCACCGGCGAGCTGCGCCGCCGCCTGAAGAAGGCTTTCGACGAAGCCGGCATCGAGATCCCATTCCCGCACACCAAGCTTTTTTTTGACGACAACCAGCTTGATAAATACGCCCGGCTGTCGTTCCGGTCGGATGCCGGACGGCGCTCCGCCGAAGGTGGGATTAAACCCATTCCGCCAGCCAGGGACAATCTACCGCCGGACACGGAACCCTGA
- a CDS encoding DUF933 domain-containing protein: protein MALCIGIIGLPMSGRTTVFEAAAGGLKAAAPKPEAVHIGIAKVPDERIDRLSEMFKPQKTTYAEVKYLDLGASVKNISGEALRELSAMDELVSVVRAFKDDAVPHPQETVDAERDIEAMNLELTFSDLAIIERRLGKIEQSMKAAKATDRPKILAEQELLLRLKAELEKDIPLRDVELSAEEEKSLSGYQFLSAKPLLTVVNIGEEDLPSAARIEDEFSKRFAGRKRKLIALCGKLEAELAGMDEASAAEFRADYGLKETGLARTIRASYALLDLISFFTVGPDEVRAWSITAGMNAQTAAGKIHSDIERGFIRAEVVHYDDLIRTGTMAEAKKAGVLRLEGKTYTVKDGDIAHFLFNV from the coding sequence ATGGCTTTATGCATTGGCATTATCGGCCTGCCCATGAGCGGCCGCACCACCGTTTTTGAGGCCGCCGCCGGCGGCCTCAAAGCCGCGGCGCCAAAGCCTGAGGCGGTCCACATCGGCATCGCCAAAGTGCCTGACGAGCGCATCGACCGGCTGTCCGAAATGTTCAAACCGCAGAAGACGACCTACGCCGAGGTGAAATACCTCGACCTGGGGGCCTCGGTCAAGAATATTTCCGGCGAGGCGCTGCGCGAGCTTTCGGCGATGGACGAACTGGTCAGCGTCGTCCGCGCCTTCAAAGACGACGCGGTGCCCCACCCTCAGGAGACCGTTGACGCCGAACGGGACATCGAGGCGATGAACCTGGAGCTGACTTTTTCCGACCTGGCCATCATCGAGCGGCGGCTGGGTAAAATCGAGCAGTCAATGAAAGCCGCCAAAGCGACCGACCGCCCCAAGATTTTAGCCGAACAGGAACTGCTGCTCCGCCTCAAGGCCGAGCTGGAGAAAGATATACCGCTCCGCGACGTGGAGCTGTCCGCCGAGGAGGAGAAAAGCCTCTCCGGCTACCAGTTCCTGTCAGCCAAGCCGCTCCTCACCGTGGTCAACATCGGCGAGGAAGACCTGCCGAGCGCCGCAAGGATCGAGGACGAATTCTCGAAACGGTTCGCCGGCCGGAAACGCAAGCTGATCGCCCTGTGCGGCAAGCTGGAAGCCGAGCTGGCCGGTATGGACGAGGCCTCCGCCGCCGAGTTCCGGGCCGATTACGGACTCAAGGAGACCGGCCTGGCGCGCACCATCCGCGCCTCCTACGCCCTGCTCGACCTGATCTCATTCTTCACCGTCGGCCCCGATGAGGTCAGGGCCTGGAGCATCACCGCCGGCATGAACGCCCAGACCGCGGCGGGCAAGATCCACTCCGATATCGAGCGCGGCTTCATCCGCGCCGAGGTCGTCCACTACGACGACCTTATCCGCACCGGGACGATGGCGGAGGCCAAGAAAGCCGGAGTGCTGCGGCTGGAGGGCAAGACCTACACCGTCAAAGACGGCGACATCGCCCACTTCCTGTTCAACGTCTGA
- a CDS encoding PH domain-containing protein — MNGTPELLYEDTPPSAAGLVAAVVAFLIIGDLLLGFFIPEILGIMAVTAVFEAALFYFIVPRKYQVMSDRLRIRLGGPIKMDMPFSTIKEARPGKGTEAWVYWGLRLATSSRGVVEIIRRGGGLDAVISPRDRETFLEQLNLAMAAAGGGLKTTTIRLN; from the coding sequence ATGAACGGGACGCCTGAACTCCTGTACGAGGACACGCCGCCTTCGGCCGCCGGGCTGGTGGCTGCGGTCGTCGCCTTCCTGATAATAGGTGACCTGCTGCTCGGGTTTTTTATCCCGGAAATCCTGGGCATCATGGCGGTTACCGCCGTTTTTGAAGCAGCGCTGTTCTATTTCATCGTTCCCCGCAAATACCAGGTCATGAGCGACCGCCTGCGCATCAGATTGGGCGGCCCTATCAAGATGGACATGCCCTTTTCGACGATCAAAGAGGCGCGCCCCGGCAAAGGCACCGAAGCCTGGGTCTACTGGGGCTTGCGGCTGGCCACTTCCAGCCGGGGCGTCGTCGAGATTATCCGCCGCGGCGGCGGGCTGGACGCCGTCATCTCGCCCCGCGACCGGGAGACCTTCCTGGAGCAGCTCAACCTGGCGATGGCGGCCGCCGGCGGCGGACTGAAGACAACCACCATCCGCCTGAACTGA
- a CDS encoding helix-hairpin-helix domain-containing protein yields MNTPLRRFGLIAASLAVAGLSACADPEMVEIYTPTAQPPLFANVAIEGSVALPGVYPLKAGDTIEDLLQAAGGASGGAVITLVVSGSSAAPQKVNLNTAEPWLLTALPGVGDSKAAAIVAYRAEHGLFVNIMELVKVPGFGQATFDSLKDLITVSE; encoded by the coding sequence ATGAACACACCATTGCGGCGCTTCGGATTGATCGCGGCATCCCTGGCCGTTGCCGGGCTGTCAGCCTGCGCCGATCCGGAAATGGTCGAAATTTATACTCCCACCGCCCAACCGCCATTATTCGCCAACGTCGCCATCGAGGGTTCCGTCGCCCTGCCCGGCGTCTATCCCCTGAAAGCAGGCGACACCATCGAAGACCTGCTCCAGGCGGCGGGCGGCGCGAGCGGCGGCGCGGTGATCACCCTCGTCGTCAGCGGTTCGTCGGCGGCGCCCCAGAAGGTAAATCTCAACACCGCCGAGCCATGGCTGCTCACCGCCCTGCCGGGTGTCGGCGATTCAAAAGCCGCCGCCATCGTCGCTTACCGGGCCGAGCACGGCCTGTTCGTCAACATTATGGAACTGGTCAAGGTGCCGGGTTTCGGCCAGGCGACCTTCGATTCGCTGAAAGACCTGATCACGGTGTCGGAGTAA
- a CDS encoding DNA internalization-related competence protein ComEC/Rec2: MVLIILSLAWVIGIWLGSRIEPSPAWFLAAALPLVLAGAQRRRGRAALACLAVILLTGGAFCYQAVSLEVDGNHVSRYIDGKAYTIEGTVSRDPEEKEKSQALRLDGIAIGTDGGRILLAGAVMVYLPPFPEYHYGDRVSVTGRLLEPPVFDAFDWRAYLARDEVFATVLYPEVVSVEPGHGHPALSLIYDWRHKLAAGIAATIPEPHASLAQGLALGIRSGIGEDIERAFSVSGTAHLLAVSGQNLAIIAGVVLLATRGILGRRGYWYVWLSMAAVWAFAVLTGLAPPVVRAAVMASIFLLAELLGRQKSAAPALCLAAALMTAANPQLLWSASFQMSFGAMAGLIFLLPPFSALARRLADRFPGRKSNLYGIVHVTAQGLAVSAAAMAGVLPLSAYYFGLVALAGGAATLAAAPALPLIIFSSLLAGGAAVIHPAAAVPFAAAVWLALSYLVGVVELFARVPALETGPISGAVIAGWYLALGAAALALARWLRRQDEPEPGSPVSFGRLARFGVPALIIIGALGSTLPWHNGEDRLEVSFLDVGQGDAIYIRTPAGQDILVDGGPSPQRLVQELGKRMPFWNRTIELVISTHADADHLTGLLEVLGRYKVGKIVQTSFGGDTDLSREWQSLVERKNVPTTTAAAGDRIRLAGGLEIAVLNPFDQAAADSNEASLALSLKYGDISFLLAADIPSATELELICRRLLPDITVLKAAHHGSGGSTSAAFLAVTRPEAAVIQVGRNSYGHPAGEVLAALEAQCIEGGVLRTDEDGTVTFLTDGRTLWLRE; this comes from the coding sequence GTGGTTCTAATCATCCTGTCGCTGGCGTGGGTTATCGGCATCTGGCTGGGATCCCGGATCGAACCCTCGCCGGCGTGGTTTCTGGCCGCCGCTCTGCCACTGGTTCTGGCGGGAGCGCAGCGGCGGCGAGGCCGGGCGGCGCTGGCCTGCCTTGCGGTCATCCTGTTAACCGGCGGCGCCTTCTGCTACCAGGCGGTCAGCCTCGAGGTGGACGGGAACCACGTCAGCCGCTATATCGACGGCAAGGCATATACCATCGAAGGCACCGTCAGCCGCGATCCCGAAGAGAAAGAAAAATCCCAGGCGCTGCGGCTGGACGGCATCGCCATCGGGACGGACGGTGGCCGAATCCTGCTTGCCGGCGCGGTGATGGTCTACCTCCCGCCGTTCCCGGAATATCATTACGGCGACCGCGTTTCGGTGACCGGCAGGCTGCTGGAACCGCCGGTCTTCGACGCCTTCGACTGGCGCGCTTACCTGGCCCGCGACGAGGTATTTGCCACCGTCCTGTACCCCGAAGTTGTCTCTGTCGAGCCTGGACACGGCCACCCGGCGCTTTCGCTGATCTATGACTGGCGGCACAAACTGGCAGCGGGCATCGCCGCCACTATACCGGAACCCCACGCTTCGCTGGCGCAAGGCCTGGCCCTGGGCATCCGCTCAGGTATCGGTGAAGATATCGAACGGGCTTTCTCGGTGTCGGGCACGGCCCATCTGCTGGCCGTTTCGGGCCAGAACCTGGCCATCATCGCCGGGGTGGTGCTTCTGGCTACCCGGGGCATTCTCGGCCGGCGGGGCTACTGGTATGTTTGGCTGTCAATGGCGGCGGTGTGGGCCTTTGCCGTCCTCACCGGCCTGGCGCCGCCGGTGGTGCGCGCCGCCGTCATGGCCTCGATCTTCCTCCTGGCCGAGCTTCTGGGGCGCCAGAAATCGGCGGCGCCGGCACTCTGCCTGGCGGCGGCGCTGATGACTGCCGCCAACCCGCAGCTGCTGTGGTCGGCGTCATTCCAGATGAGCTTCGGGGCCATGGCCGGCCTGATTTTCCTGCTGCCGCCGTTCTCGGCGCTGGCCCGGCGCCTGGCTGACCGATTCCCCGGCCGGAAATCGAACCTTTACGGCATCGTCCATGTTACCGCGCAGGGCCTGGCGGTTTCCGCCGCCGCCATGGCGGGCGTCCTGCCGCTGTCCGCCTATTATTTCGGCCTGGTGGCCCTGGCCGGCGGGGCGGCTACCCTGGCCGCCGCCCCGGCGCTGCCGCTGATCATCTTCTCCTCCCTGCTGGCCGGGGGCGCCGCCGTGATTCACCCGGCCGCCGCCGTGCCCTTCGCCGCGGCGGTGTGGCTGGCGCTGAGCTATTTAGTGGGAGTGGTGGAACTGTTCGCCCGCGTCCCGGCGCTGGAGACCGGGCCTATAAGCGGGGCGGTCATAGCCGGCTGGTATCTGGCTTTAGGCGCCGCCGCACTGGCGCTGGCGCGGTGGCTGCGGCGGCAGGATGAGCCGGAGCCGGGGTCTCCAGTCAGCTTCGGCCGGCTGGCGCGCTTCGGCGTGCCCGCGTTGATTATCATCGGCGCGCTCGGCTCGACGCTGCCCTGGCATAACGGAGAAGACCGCCTGGAAGTCAGTTTCCTGGATGTCGGCCAGGGCGACGCCATCTACATCCGCACCCCAGCCGGGCAGGACATTCTGGTAGACGGCGGCCCCTCGCCGCAGCGGCTAGTCCAGGAGCTGGGCAAAAGAATGCCGTTCTGGAACCGGACGATCGAGCTGGTAATATCGACCCACGCCGACGCCGACCACCTGACCGGGCTGCTCGAAGTCCTGGGACGTTACAAGGTAGGGAAAATAGTCCAAACCAGTTTTGGCGGGGACACCGACCTTTCCCGGGAATGGCAGAGCCTGGTGGAGCGGAAGAACGTCCCGACGACCACAGCGGCGGCCGGCGACCGCATCCGGCTGGCGGGCGGCCTGGAAATAGCGGTGTTGAACCCCTTTGACCAAGCCGCTGCGGACTCCAACGAGGCTTCATTGGCGCTCAGCCTGAAATACGGCGATATTTCATTCCTGCTGGCCGCCGATATACCCTCGGCGACGGAACTCGAGCTGATCTGCCGCCGCCTGCTGCCCGATATCACGGTGCTCAAAGCGGCGCACCACGGCTCAGGCGGTTCGACCAGCGCGGCGTTCCTGGCGGTCACCCGCCCGGAAGCGGCGGTCATTCAGGTTGGCCGCAACAGCTACGGACACCCCGCCGGCGAAGTCCTGGCGGCACTCGAGGCGCAGTGCATCGAGGGCGGCGTACTGCGTACCGACGAAGACGGCACCGTCACCTTTCTGACCGACGGCCGCACCCTGTGGCTCCGGGAATAG
- a CDS encoding 4Fe-4S binding protein, which produces MEDRVKIDTDLCTGCGVCVAMCPRQILDIDAETGVCRVTDQSKCDLLGGCEFQCPTGAITVRQPAAR; this is translated from the coding sequence ATGGAAGATAGAGTTAAGATAGACACGGACCTGTGCACCGGCTGCGGCGTCTGCGTGGCCATGTGCCCCCGCCAGATACTGGATATCGACGCGGAGACCGGCGTCTGCCGGGTCACTGACCAGAGTAAGTGCGATCTTTTGGGCGGCTGCGAGTTCCAGTGCCCCACCGGCGCCATCACGGTACGCCAGCCCGCCGCCCGCTAG
- a CDS encoding methyltransferase domain-containing protein → MSSFYAAVIDRALRGLRHALPELAEIRPGQGVLDVCCGTGDQAVHLARLGAEVDGVDLDPAMIAVAEARRRRFGRDNLRFQLADAAALPFGASLFDVAAISLALHEKPFDTRLKVVSEMRRVVKPGGIIVLADFGVPARRFFSFIESLVGGEHYANFKDYQAGGGLLKLVHGLNLTVENRAAALGGGIDLLKIRN, encoded by the coding sequence ATGTCATCGTTTTACGCTGCGGTCATTGACCGGGCGCTCCGTGGCCTGCGGCACGCCCTGCCGGAGCTTGCCGAGATACGGCCGGGGCAGGGGGTGCTGGATGTCTGCTGCGGCACGGGCGACCAGGCGGTGCACCTGGCACGGCTGGGCGCCGAGGTGGACGGCGTTGACCTGGATCCGGCGATGATCGCCGTCGCCGAAGCCCGTCGGCGGCGCTTCGGCCGGGATAACCTCCGCTTTCAACTGGCCGATGCCGCGGCTTTACCTTTCGGCGCCTCCTTGTTCGATGTCGCCGCCATCTCGCTGGCGCTGCATGAAAAACCATTCGACACGCGCCTGAAAGTCGTCTCCGAAATGAGGCGGGTGGTCAAGCCCGGCGGCATCATCGTCCTGGCTGATTTCGGCGTACCGGCGCGCCGGTTTTTCAGCTTCATTGAGAGCCTGGTGGGCGGCGAGCATTACGCCAACTTCAAGGACTACCAGGCCGGCGGCGGGCTGCTGAAACTGGTTCATGGATTAAATTTGACCGTCGAGAACCGCGCCGCCGCCCTGGGCGGCGGCATTGATCTGCTCAAAATCAGGAACTGA